The following proteins are co-located in the Abditibacteriaceae bacterium genome:
- the ilvD gene encoding dihydroxy-acid dehydratase, with protein sequence MTDGIDAAHDSREEIRTPHQTVAKKNLIAQTEAHEATSAPAHRQYSGIVLDGPDRAASRAMLYAVGFESKDFKKSQIGIASTWNMVTPCNMHIDKLAELARDGADKAGGKGVIFGCAGISDGISMGTEGMKYSLVSREVIADSIETVAGCEGFDGLVTIGGCDKNMPGCLMAIARLDRPSVFVYGGTILPGCHKGKNVDVVSVFEAVGQHANNRIDDKELAQIEACAIPGAGSCGGMYTANTMASAVEALGMSLPNSSAQAAVSEEKLDDCRRAGAAVVNLIKKNIRPSDIMTRKAFENAITVVIALGGSTNAILHLLAMAHAADVKLSIDDFTKIGKKVPVLADLKPSGRYLMSELVAIGGIQPLMKTLLDAGLLHGDCITVTGKTLAQNLRGVKPYPKGQDIVRPMSDPIKPDSHLVVFYGNLATTGAVGKISGKEGLHFEGTARTFDSEEDAMQRILDGTIVAGDVIVIRYEGPKGGPGMREMLGPTSAVMGRGLGKEVALITDGRFSGGSHGFVVGHITPEAAVGGGIALIKDGDRIRIDAAKRKIDLLVSDAELEKRRARWKAPKPRYRKGVLAKYGKMVNSAHLGAVTDAGL encoded by the coding sequence TTGACCGACGGCATCGATGCCGCGCACGATTCGCGCGAAGAAATTCGCACACCGCATCAAACCGTCGCCAAGAAAAACCTCATCGCACAAACGGAGGCGCATGAAGCAACAAGTGCGCCAGCACATCGCCAATATTCGGGCATTGTTCTCGATGGCCCCGACCGCGCCGCGTCGCGCGCCATGCTTTACGCCGTCGGTTTCGAAAGCAAAGATTTCAAGAAATCGCAAATCGGCATCGCCTCCACCTGGAATATGGTGACGCCGTGCAACATGCACATCGACAAGCTCGCCGAACTCGCGCGCGACGGCGCCGATAAAGCGGGCGGCAAAGGCGTCATCTTTGGCTGCGCCGGAATCTCCGACGGCATTTCGATGGGCACCGAAGGCATGAAATACAGCCTCGTTTCGCGCGAAGTCATCGCCGATTCGATTGAAACCGTTGCCGGTTGCGAAGGCTTCGACGGCCTCGTGACAATCGGCGGCTGCGACAAAAACATGCCCGGCTGCCTGATGGCCATTGCGCGCCTTGATCGGCCTTCGGTTTTCGTTTACGGCGGCACCATTTTGCCCGGCTGTCACAAAGGCAAAAACGTCGATGTTGTTTCGGTGTTTGAAGCTGTCGGCCAGCACGCCAACAACCGCATCGACGACAAAGAACTGGCGCAAATCGAAGCCTGCGCGATTCCGGGCGCCGGTTCGTGTGGCGGAATGTACACCGCAAACACCATGGCGTCTGCCGTTGAAGCGTTGGGCATGAGCCTGCCGAACTCATCGGCGCAAGCTGCGGTTTCGGAAGAAAAACTCGACGATTGCCGCCGCGCCGGTGCGGCCGTCGTGAATCTCATCAAGAAGAACATTCGCCCAAGCGACATCATGACGCGCAAGGCGTTTGAAAACGCGATCACGGTTGTGATTGCGCTCGGCGGTTCGACCAACGCGATTTTGCACTTGCTGGCGATGGCGCACGCCGCCGACGTCAAACTTTCCATCGACGACTTCACCAAAATCGGCAAAAAGGTTCCAGTTTTGGCCGACCTGAAGCCCAGTGGCCGCTATTTGATGTCGGAATTGGTGGCTATCGGCGGCATTCAGCCGTTGATGAAAACCTTGCTCGACGCTGGACTTCTTCACGGCGATTGCATCACCGTAACCGGCAAAACGCTCGCGCAAAATCTGCGTGGCGTGAAGCCGTATCCCAAAGGCCAGGACATCGTTCGCCCGATGAGCGACCCGATCAAACCCGATTCGCACCTCGTTGTGTTTTACGGCAACCTCGCCACAACGGGCGCTGTCGGCAAGATTTCGGGCAAAGAAGGCTTGCACTTTGAAGGCACCGCGCGCACCTTCGATTCGGAAGAAGACGCCATGCAGCGCATTCTCGATGGCACCATCGTCGCGGGCGACGTGATTGTGATTCGCTACGAAGGGCCGAAAGGCGGCCCGGGAATGCGCGAAATGCTCGGCCCGACTTCCGCCGTTATGGGGCGCGGTTTGGGCAAAGAAGTCGCGCTGATTACCGATGGTCGTTTTTCAGGTGGAAGCCACGGCTTTGTTGTCGGCCACATCACGCCCGAAGCGGCGGTTGGCGGCGGCATCGCGCTCATTAAAGACGGCGACCGCATTCGCATCGACGCGGCCAAGCGCAAAATCGACTTGCTCGTTTCCGACGCAGAATTGGAAAAGCGTCGCGCTCGCTGGAAAGCGCCCAAGCCGCGCTATCGGAAAGGCGTGCTGGCGAAATACGGCAAGATGGTGAACTCGGCGCATCTCGGCGCTGTGACCGACGCCGGTTTGTAA
- a CDS encoding lysophospholipid acyltransferase family protein, with protein sequence MPGFRHYFWTRGEPWNSVRSWLAPRVLRIAHSALMCTLRVSASGVRRSDDLLGKETGVLFVTWHDLTFMPLHLFRRKNIGVMMSTSRTGQIQAAFWRLYGWPTVWGSTNKREGIKALREVLRSLRAGQSFAFTPDGPKGPRHHAHPGVIYLASNAPALLMPLGVAASKYWTLPTWDKYLIPKPFAHVHIHIGEPLALPEDIPREDTESWQTRISAIIDEASAEAARQLEKK encoded by the coding sequence ATGCCCGGATTCCGTCATTATTTCTGGACGCGTGGCGAGCCATGGAACAGCGTGCGCTCATGGCTCGCGCCGCGCGTGTTGCGTATCGCGCATTCGGCGCTGATGTGTACCTTGCGCGTTTCGGCGTCGGGCGTGCGGCGTTCCGACGATTTGCTCGGCAAAGAAACGGGCGTTCTTTTCGTGACGTGGCACGACCTGACGTTTATGCCGCTGCATCTTTTCCGGCGCAAAAACATCGGCGTGATGATGAGCACTTCGCGGACAGGCCAGATTCAAGCGGCGTTCTGGCGGCTTTACGGCTGGCCGACTGTCTGGGGTTCGACCAACAAGCGCGAAGGAATCAAAGCGTTGCGCGAAGTTCTGCGCAGTTTGCGTGCGGGTCAATCGTTTGCGTTCACGCCCGACGGCCCCAAAGGCCCGCGTCACCACGCGCATCCAGGCGTGATTTACCTCGCATCCAATGCGCCCGCGCTGCTTATGCCGCTTGGCGTCGCGGCTTCAAAATACTGGACTTTGCCGACCTGGGATAAATATCTCATTCCCAAGCCGTTTGCGCACGTGCACATTCACATTGGTGAGCCACTTGCTTTGCCCGAAGACATTCCGCGCGAAGACACAGAGTCGTGGCAAACGCGAATTTCCGCAATTATCGACGAAGCTTCGGCAGAAGCGGCACGACAATTAGAGAAAAAATAA
- a CDS encoding cyclopropane-fatty-acyl-phospholipid synthase family protein — MSPKETQRLEAARKILTHLAESLDAPFSVRLWDNSVVPMGKNVDPCYSLSISGPGVIGSILRRPSLENILHHYASGALDFQGGDLIEWGENARARKAKTRLRGINKGMLLREASSLLLAPPDKVELQHGFDSDETGRQETRRNNKEFIQFHYDVSNDFYQLWLDPEMQYSCAHFRDWDESLEQAQINKLETICRKLRLKPGEKMLDIGCGWGGLICYAAQNFGVTAHGVTLSQTQHDFALAKIKRLGLEDKVTVELKDYNDLTGTYDKISSVGMFEHIGIANFPTYFNKVNSLLRDRGLFLNHGITRRAKADKKNFKKITPEKRLILKYIFPGSELDHVGHVQESMEACGFEIHDVEGWRWHYGLTTRIWCQRLSANREEAIKLVGPERYRLWVAYLAAVSFNFADGPLRLYQIVASKHQMKGQSELPPTREDLYERPFPVAPTK, encoded by the coding sequence ATGTCTCCTAAAGAAACTCAACGTTTGGAAGCCGCCCGCAAAATTCTGACGCACCTTGCCGAATCGCTCGACGCGCCCTTTTCCGTTCGCCTGTGGGACAATTCTGTTGTGCCAATGGGCAAGAATGTCGATCCGTGTTACTCGCTTTCGATTTCCGGGCCGGGCGTTATTGGCTCGATTTTGCGTCGTCCTTCGCTCGAAAATATTTTGCATCACTACGCTTCGGGCGCGCTCGATTTTCAGGGCGGCGACCTGATTGAGTGGGGCGAAAATGCCCGTGCGCGCAAAGCAAAAACGCGTTTGCGCGGCATCAACAAGGGAATGCTGTTGCGTGAAGCGTCGTCGCTCTTGCTCGCGCCGCCCGATAAAGTGGAACTGCAGCACGGCTTCGATAGCGACGAAACCGGACGTCAGGAAACGCGGCGCAACAACAAAGAGTTCATCCAGTTTCATTACGATGTCAGCAACGATTTCTATCAATTGTGGCTCGACCCCGAGATGCAGTATTCCTGTGCTCATTTCCGCGACTGGGACGAAAGTTTGGAGCAAGCACAAATCAACAAACTGGAAACGATTTGTCGCAAGCTCCGGTTAAAGCCCGGTGAAAAGATGCTCGACATCGGCTGCGGCTGGGGCGGACTTATTTGCTATGCAGCGCAGAACTTCGGCGTGACTGCACATGGCGTTACGCTTTCGCAAACGCAGCACGACTTCGCCCTTGCGAAAATCAAGCGGCTCGGTTTGGAAGATAAAGTCACGGTTGAACTCAAAGATTACAACGACCTCACCGGAACCTACGACAAGATTTCGAGTGTGGGAATGTTTGAGCACATCGGCATCGCGAACTTCCCGACTTACTTTAATAAAGTCAATTCCTTACTTCGTGACCGAGGTTTGTTTCTTAATCACGGTATTACGCGCCGCGCCAAAGCCGACAAGAAGAACTTTAAGAAGATCACACCCGAAAAACGCTTGATTCTGAAGTACATCTTTCCTGGTTCCGAGCTAGACCATGTTGGTCATGTTCAGGAAAGCATGGAAGCGTGTGGCTTCGAGATTCACGATGTCGAAGGTTGGCGCTGGCATTACGGTTTAACCACACGTATCTGGTGCCAGAGGTTAAGCGCGAACCGCGAAGAAGCTATTAAGTTAGTTGGCCCCGAACGCTACCGTTTGTGGGTTGCGTATCTTGCAGCAGTGAGTTTCAACTTCGCCGATGGCCCGTTGCGTTTGTATCAAATCGTGGCATCGAAACACCAGATGAAAGGCCAGTCGGAATTGCCACCCACGCGCGAAGATTTATACGAACGTCCATTTCCTGTTGCACCAACGAAGTAG
- a CDS encoding DUF1152 domain-containing protein, which translates to MIPPQLQAELQEARTILIAGTGGGFDFLCGLPLVMALEAQGFSVHIANLSFTPLQTVCEARWLSDSLLEVDAASFGPDYFPEGWLAKWFAARREPRSIFCFQATGVIPYQKNYELLLEKLQIDTVILIDGGVDSLLRGDEHSLGTPLWDALSIAAVNNLVGPRKILTTTAFGAERWDKISHSQALERIADLTRRDALYGVSTLVRSTLEGAAFVDAAHYIFEHQKTRPSIVVSSMLSALNGQFGELSVNAYTETTPLWISPLMCLYWFFDLSEVARQKKFLSQLQNTQTLTEAADRLHQWTGQQPASPWQNIPI; encoded by the coding sequence ATGATTCCTCCGCAACTTCAGGCCGAGCTTCAAGAAGCGCGTACTATTCTGATAGCCGGAACTGGCGGTGGTTTTGATTTTCTTTGCGGCCTACCTCTGGTGATGGCGCTAGAAGCTCAAGGATTCTCCGTTCATATTGCAAACCTCAGCTTTACGCCACTTCAAACAGTGTGCGAGGCTCGTTGGCTTTCGGATTCCTTGCTCGAAGTCGATGCTGCTTCGTTTGGACCCGATTATTTTCCTGAAGGTTGGCTGGCAAAATGGTTCGCGGCGCGCAGGGAGCCACGTTCAATTTTCTGTTTTCAAGCAACCGGCGTTATTCCCTACCAGAAGAACTACGAGTTACTTTTAGAAAAGCTACAAATTGACACCGTTATATTGATCGACGGCGGTGTCGATTCTTTGCTGCGCGGCGATGAGCATTCACTCGGCACACCATTATGGGATGCTTTAAGCATTGCAGCAGTCAATAACCTTGTTGGCCCGCGCAAGATACTTACGACGACGGCTTTCGGTGCCGAACGTTGGGACAAAATCAGCCACTCTCAAGCGCTGGAACGCATTGCCGACCTGACGCGACGCGACGCACTTTACGGCGTTTCTACTCTTGTGCGCTCCACACTCGAAGGCGCCGCTTTCGTTGATGCTGCCCATTATATTTTCGAGCATCAGAAAACACGCCCAAGCATCGTTGTCAGTTCAATGCTCTCGGCTCTCAACGGGCAATTCGGTGAACTTTCTGTCAATGCTTACACCGAAACGACTCCGCTCTGGATTTCACCGCTCATGTGCTTGTACTGGTTTTTCGATCTATCCGAAGTTGCACGTCAAAAGAAATTTTTATCGCAACTGCAAAACACACAAACGCTGACAGAAGCTGCCGACCGCCTTCATCAATGGACAGGCCAGCAGCCTGCCAGCCCCTGGCAAAACATTCCGATTTAG
- a CDS encoding vitamin K epoxide reductase family protein: MNGAKTQWANVLLGLVGCGTSAWAVHVHRLAKAGQDTGCGITDTISCDKVVTSKWAELFGIPLGFYGLMFFAVIIVAAIATKTTKATPRQFALQNLALAAVGFGGSMVLLYISKVIIGNWCPVCLSTHATTTLLFIVSLFTYLRARRLD, from the coding sequence ATGAACGGAGCGAAAACACAGTGGGCCAATGTGCTGCTTGGCCTTGTTGGTTGCGGCACGTCGGCCTGGGCGGTTCATGTGCATCGTTTGGCGAAAGCCGGACAGGACACCGGCTGCGGAATAACCGACACCATTTCGTGCGATAAAGTCGTAACTTCCAAGTGGGCCGAACTTTTCGGAATTCCCCTCGGCTTTTATGGCCTGATGTTCTTCGCAGTAATCATCGTGGCCGCAATTGCGACTAAAACGACCAAAGCCACGCCGCGCCAGTTCGCGTTGCAAAACCTGGCCCTTGCTGCTGTTGGTTTTGGTGGTTCGATGGTTCTGCTTTACATCTCGAAAGTCATCATCGGCAACTGGTGCCCGGTTTGTCTTTCGACACACGCGACGACAACCTTACTTTTTATTGTGTCGCTTTTCACTTATCTGCGGGCGCGCCGCTTAGATTAA
- a CDS encoding metallophosphoesterase family protein, whose amino-acid sequence MRLAVLSDIHSNFVALEAVALDIAAQSPDAIVVAGDFLNRGPQPRAVWEFLRERGWPLLRGNHEDYVVAQCVELDEGDDFSHALWQPARWTAEQLGRPRAALEQLPLSLSLGEIQIWHGTVQRNNDGVFPNTPDAAILERIAPEGEAAPPLFCCGHTHQPLVRRFEKTLIVNAGAAGLPFDGDARGSWALLDWNEDEAHAEIRRVEYDRDASYRAFEDDGFLRDGGPLARVIRREIETARPHLGPFVNRYADAVRAGTMALDEAVNRYLHH is encoded by the coding sequence ATGCGATTGGCTGTTCTTTCCGATATTCATTCTAATTTTGTCGCGCTTGAAGCGGTAGCTCTCGACATCGCGGCTCAATCGCCCGACGCGATTGTTGTCGCGGGCGATTTTCTCAATCGTGGGCCGCAGCCGCGCGCTGTCTGGGAATTTCTGCGCGAGCGCGGTTGGCCGCTTTTACGCGGCAACCACGAAGACTACGTTGTCGCGCAGTGCGTTGAACTGGATGAAGGCGACGATTTTTCGCACGCGTTGTGGCAGCCCGCGCGCTGGACAGCCGAACAACTGGGCCGACCGCGCGCCGCGTTGGAGCAGTTGCCGCTTTCTCTCTCATTAGGCGAAATTCAAATCTGGCATGGGACGGTGCAGCGCAACAACGACGGCGTTTTCCCCAATACGCCCGACGCTGCTATCCTCGAACGCATTGCGCCCGAAGGTGAAGCCGCGCCTCCGCTTTTCTGCTGCGGGCACACGCATCAGCCGCTTGTGCGTCGCTTTGAAAAGACTTTAATCGTCAACGCAGGTGCTGCCGGCTTGCCGTTTGATGGCGACGCACGCGGCAGTTGGGCACTTCTCGATTGGAACGAAGATGAAGCGCACGCCGAAATTCGCCGCGTCGAATACGACCGTGATGCGTCGTATCGCGCCTTTGAAGACGATGGTTTTTTGCGCGACGGCGGGCCTTTAGCGCGTGTCATTCGTCGCGAAATCGAAACGGCGCGTCCGCATCTCGGCCCGTTTGTGAATCGCTATGCCGACGCCGTTCGCGCCGGAACAATGGCGCTCGATGAGGCCGTCAACAGATATTTGCACCATTAA
- a CDS encoding L-threonylcarbamoyladenylate synthase has translation MPIFSLDGPERAVHLQRAGELLRNGELVAFPTETVYGLGANALDADAVAKIFAAKGRPSFNPLIVHVSDAEAAQKLVTAWPEAAQKLAAQFWPGPLSLVLPKNARVPDNVSAGLDSVALRAPSHSVAQSLLRAAGVPLAAPSANRFTELSPVRATHVESALGERVAMILDGGACEVGIESTVLSLVGAPVLLRPGTITKHQIEAVIGPISVAAEIHGDAPRAAPGMIERHYAPRARLHIFDSAEEIEHTPNDGAILLDEVLASRFAHALILPRDVALYARGLYDALHLLDALGCKNVWLQQVPASEEWRGVRDRLSRAVK, from the coding sequence ATGCCGATTTTTTCTCTCGACGGGCCAGAGCGCGCTGTACATCTCCAGCGTGCGGGCGAGCTCTTGCGCAACGGCGAACTCGTCGCGTTTCCAACAGAAACCGTTTACGGCTTGGGCGCAAATGCACTCGATGCCGACGCGGTGGCGAAAATTTTCGCAGCGAAAGGACGACCTTCGTTTAATCCGCTCATCGTTCATGTATCCGACGCCGAAGCGGCTCAAAAATTAGTGACGGCATGGCCGGAAGCTGCGCAAAAATTAGCAGCGCAATTCTGGCCTGGCCCACTGTCGCTCGTCTTGCCCAAAAACGCGCGCGTACCCGACAATGTTTCCGCCGGACTCGACAGCGTCGCCCTTCGCGCGCCGTCGCATTCAGTAGCGCAGAGTTTGTTGCGCGCTGCGGGTGTTCCGCTCGCGGCGCCTTCGGCCAATCGCTTCACCGAACTTTCTCCGGTGCGCGCAACTCATGTCGAATCCGCATTGGGCGAACGTGTGGCGATGATTCTCGATGGTGGCGCGTGCGAAGTCGGCATTGAATCGACCGTACTCAGCCTAGTTGGCGCGCCGGTATTGCTGCGTCCCGGAACTATTACCAAACACCAAATCGAAGCCGTCATTGGCCCAATTTCCGTTGCCGCTGAAATTCACGGCGATGCGCCGCGCGCCGCGCCTGGCATGATCGAACGCCATTATGCACCGCGCGCGCGTCTGCACATTTTTGATTCAGCCGAAGAAATTGAACATACGCCAAACGACGGCGCAATTCTCCTTGATGAAGTTCTCGCTTCGCGCTTTGCACACGCTTTAATCCTGCCACGCGATGTGGCGCTTTACGCGCGCGGCTTATACGATGCACTACATTTGCTCGATGCGCTCGGTTGCAAGAATGTGTGGCTGCAACAAGTTCCCGCAAGCGAAGAATGGCGCGGCGTGCGCGACCGCCTTTCGCGCGCTGTTAAATAA
- a CDS encoding helix-turn-helix transcriptional regulator: MHDDLVILASSNTPGCRQLLDKHLDGYATIQFMARGGCEVAYDETWHSLEGAWFFPAHPGPRIRFQPHPDHATWHHRHIGFKGPLWNRWRAAGLWIEEPQPAPGGTDWEAILDDIIEHARRPGEWARLRAINAVENLLLQLAEARVAPRAEESWIKPILQQLQFNDGWPPAPDYAALARAATMSEATFRRKFKEATGTSPHAHFLANRVAEARRLLGETDLPLKEIAAQLGYANVYFFSRQFHEHAGISPAAFRRSRH, encoded by the coding sequence ATGCACGATGATCTGGTCATTCTTGCCAGCAGCAATACACCTGGATGCCGCCAATTGCTGGATAAGCACCTCGACGGCTACGCCACGATTCAATTTATGGCGCGTGGCGGTTGTGAAGTGGCCTACGATGAAACGTGGCATTCGCTCGAAGGCGCCTGGTTCTTCCCGGCGCATCCCGGCCCGCGCATTCGCTTTCAACCGCATCCCGATCACGCAACGTGGCATCATCGTCATATTGGTTTCAAAGGCCCGTTGTGGAATCGCTGGCGCGCTGCCGGTTTATGGATCGAAGAACCACAGCCCGCGCCGGGGGGCACCGATTGGGAAGCGATTCTCGACGACATCATTGAGCACGCGCGGCGACCTGGCGAATGGGCGCGATTGCGAGCGATAAACGCCGTCGAGAATTTGCTGTTGCAGTTGGCCGAGGCGCGTGTTGCCCCACGCGCCGAAGAAAGTTGGATAAAACCGATATTACAACAATTGCAATTTAACGACGGCTGGCCGCCCGCGCCCGATTATGCGGCTTTGGCTCGCGCTGCCACAATGAGTGAAGCGACGTTCCGCCGCAAGTTCAAGGAAGCAACGGGCACTTCGCCGCACGCGCACTTTCTGGCGAATCGGGTGGCCGAAGCACGACGTTTGCTCGGCGAAACCGATTTGCCGCTCAAGGAAATCGCGGCACAACTGGGTTACGCCAATGTGTATTTCTTTTCGCGTCAGTTCCACGAACACGCCGGAATTTCACCCGCCGCATTCCGCCGCAGCCGCCACTAA
- a CDS encoding phytanoyl-CoA dioxygenase family protein, which yields MITEQQWADYERNGFLRLGEVLNAEDLQNLQTRIDDIMLGRAAVDYDRLLMQLDSKDGAYENAGEQTMGHKGATLAYRKIQNLEIDNLFLEFMERPIFRDLCAHIYGKEMSIAAFRAMFMNKPARAGTLLPWHQDRWNYLDRDPLITVWTALDPATKANGCVQVIPGSHHFGLLNPEHLSGYVSEENIAKYAPDDKAEYLELKAGEAVLLHNWLLHRSDTNSSDIARRAFSVCYMDAETKGGEQYTRLWHQSTVAA from the coding sequence ATGATAACCGAACAACAGTGGGCCGATTACGAGCGCAATGGATTTTTGCGCCTGGGCGAAGTGTTAAACGCTGAGGATTTGCAAAACCTGCAAACGCGCATCGACGATATTATGCTGGGTCGCGCGGCGGTTGATTACGACCGCTTGCTGATGCAGCTCGACTCCAAAGATGGCGCTTACGAAAACGCTGGTGAGCAGACGATGGGGCATAAAGGCGCAACGCTGGCGTATCGCAAGATTCAGAATCTGGAAATCGACAATTTGTTTCTGGAATTCATGGAGCGCCCGATTTTCCGCGACCTTTGCGCGCATATTTACGGAAAAGAAATGTCGATTGCGGCGTTTCGCGCGATGTTCATGAACAAGCCCGCGCGCGCTGGAACACTTTTGCCCTGGCATCAGGACCGTTGGAACTATCTCGACCGCGATCCGCTTATTACCGTCTGGACGGCGCTCGATCCGGCGACAAAGGCCAACGGTTGCGTCCAGGTTATTCCTGGCAGCCATCACTTCGGCCTGTTGAATCCAGAACACCTTTCAGGCTATGTTTCGGAAGAAAACATTGCCAAATATGCGCCCGATGACAAGGCGGAGTATCTCGAACTGAAAGCGGGTGAAGCAGTTCTGCTCCACAACTGGCTCTTACACCGCAGCGATACCAATTCGTCGGATATTGCGCGGCGTGCTTTCAGCGTGTGCTACATGGATGCGGAAACCAAAGGCGGCGAACAGTACACACGCCTGTGGCACCAAAGCACTGTTGCGGCGTAA
- a CDS encoding YtxH domain-containing protein has protein sequence MHEEDNGYFRGLVTGLLFGAAAALLLAPRSGGELRGGIAEGAGKVKDRAGEWGGGVAGTISEKAHGVVESAHHLAENVVEKAHHLKERGEDLAETATIAAMVKADEVRDAIAHRSEGNSDESAAESSDDALADTLDDAEEVADEIKQNGNNA, from the coding sequence ATGCACGAAGAGGATAATGGTTATTTTCGCGGTTTGGTCACAGGGCTGTTGTTTGGCGCAGCGGCGGCGCTACTGCTGGCTCCCCGCAGCGGCGGCGAATTGCGGGGCGGCATTGCCGAAGGCGCAGGCAAAGTGAAAGATCGCGCGGGCGAGTGGGGCGGCGGTGTTGCCGGAACGATTTCCGAAAAGGCGCACGGCGTTGTCGAAAGCGCGCATCATCTGGCGGAAAACGTTGTCGAGAAAGCGCACCACTTGAAAGAACGCGGCGAAGACCTTGCCGAAACTGCCACAATCGCTGCTATGGTTAAGGCCGATGAAGTGCGCGATGCTATCGCGCATCGCAGCGAAGGCAACAGCGACGAAAGCGCTGCTGAAAGCTCGGACGATGCGCTTGCCGACACGCTCGATGATGCCGAAGAAGTCGCGGACGAAATCAAGCAGAACGGTAACAACGCCTAG
- a CDS encoding PfkB family carbohydrate kinase, with translation MHFNLLKVASVVANDVPQSTVEKGRTLVQRTEARHNTSHAMAIHHELSTELTARTAAHLEAATINAPALVGFDGFLDTILQVVDQRQSATEYTRVPTLKAFGERIAAAANKSTNVELVVQDVKLGGNGPIMANALAALGLPTTYCGMTGYPAVHDVFRELAARARMLSFADPALTDAYEFEDGKLIAGKHATVADVSYATMRERVGESVWREAWQSAQFIGMVNWTMLPHLTELWKRIQTDFPGIAHDERKTLFFDLADPEKRTPEDIEEALRTLADFGSKHDVILGLNEKEAFRVAEVLGLEANETGAEERIAGLAQSIRAALDVSICVVHPTAFAGAASRDAVAVVHGPYTAKPKISTGAGDHFNAGFCFGLLANGDLETALQCGVGTSGFYVRNAQSPSRASLVEFLRSL, from the coding sequence GTGCATTTCAATCTCCTTAAAGTCGCGAGTGTTGTGGCAAATGATGTTCCCCAGAGTACGGTCGAAAAGGGCCGTACTCTGGTGCAAAGAACGGAAGCGCGGCATAATACATCGCACGCTATGGCTATTCACCACGAACTTTCAACCGAACTCACTGCACGCACCGCCGCGCATTTAGAAGCCGCAACAATTAATGCGCCGGCGCTTGTCGGCTTCGATGGCTTTCTCGACACGATTTTGCAGGTCGTCGATCAGCGCCAATCGGCCACAGAATACACGCGAGTTCCAACGCTCAAGGCCTTTGGAGAGCGCATCGCTGCGGCGGCGAACAAAAGCACCAATGTCGAGCTTGTCGTGCAAGACGTAAAGCTCGGCGGCAACGGGCCGATTATGGCGAATGCGCTGGCGGCTTTGGGCTTGCCGACAACCTACTGCGGCATGACTGGCTATCCGGCGGTTCACGACGTTTTTCGTGAACTTGCAGCCCGCGCGCGAATGCTTTCGTTTGCCGACCCCGCACTCACCGACGCCTACGAATTCGAGGACGGAAAACTTATCGCGGGCAAGCACGCAACCGTCGCCGACGTGAGCTACGCCACGATGCGCGAGCGTGTTGGTGAAAGCGTGTGGCGCGAAGCGTGGCAAAGCGCGCAGTTCATTGGCATGGTCAACTGGACAATGCTGCCGCACCTGACCGAATTATGGAAACGGATTCAAACCGATTTCCCCGGCATCGCGCACGATGAGCGCAAGACACTTTTCTTCGATCTCGCCGACCCGGAAAAGCGAACGCCCGAAGACATCGAAGAAGCTCTGCGCACTCTGGCCGACTTCGGCTCCAAGCACGACGTTATTTTGGGCCTCAACGAAAAAGAAGCCTTCCGTGTCGCCGAAGTGTTGGGGCTTGAGGCGAACGAAACTGGCGCTGAAGAGCGCATTGCCGGTCTGGCACAAAGCATTCGCGCGGCGCTCGATGTTTCGATTTGCGTGGTTCATCCGACGGCCTTTGCCGGTGCCGCATCGCGCGATGCGGTTGCCGTTGTTCACGGCCCGTATACAGCCAAGCCAAAAATCTCAACCGGCGCAGGCGACCATTTCAACGCCGGCTTCTGCTTCGGCTTGCTCGCCAACGGCGACCTGGAAACCGCGCTGCAATGCGGCGTTGGCACGTCGGGATTTTATGTACGTAACGCGCAAAGCCCATCGCGCGCGAGCCTCGTGGAATTTCTGCGCTCGTTGTAA